AATATCCAGTCGTCTTGCGATACCAGGTCCAACCTGACCTGTATCTCCATCGATAGCATGTTTCCCACAAATCACCATATCTACTGGGAGTTCCTTACTAATTCTCTCTAAAGCTTTATATAAGGCATAACTAGTAGCAAGTGTATCTGCTCCGGCAAAAGCCCGGTCAGTAATCAGATAGCCTCTATCTGCACCAATTTCAACACTTTTTTTAATAACAGCTGTTGCCTGTGGCGGTCCCATTGACAGGACCGAAATGGTGCCACCTGTTTTCCCCTTGATTTTCACAGCTTCTTGAACGGCATGTGCATCATAAGGATTCAAAATGGCCGGGGCACTCCGGCGGTCGAGTGTGTTTGTTTTTGGGTTGATTTTAATGATTTTTGTATCGGGTACTTGTTTGACACATACGACAATGTGCATGTAGGACTTTCCCTCCTCCATATAGACTAAGATTGTTGAAAGCGTTTGCTTACTTTGGTTATAAAAAATGCTTTTATTAAGGATATATGAACCG
The window above is part of the Bacillus sp. SORGH_AS_0510 genome. Proteins encoded here:
- a CDS encoding electron transfer flavoprotein subunit beta/FixA family protein — protein: MHIVVCVKQVPDTKIIKINPKTNTLDRRSAPAILNPYDAHAVQEAVKIKGKTGGTISVLSMGPPQATAVIKKSVEIGADRGYLITDRAFAGADTLATSYALYKALERISKELPVDMVICGKHAIDGDTGQVGPGIARRLDIPPVTNVIEVTEVNEAERTVLIKRKLTNGYELIQSELPCLLTVEKEINKIDYSPMPNMINAAKYEPIIWAVSDLENVDRSQLGLKGSPTIVGKMFTPPRPEGGKRLEGTADEQVKQLMEVLMEKKDLLTFQSSK